The DNA sequence GGTGAAGGAGCAGCTGGTGCAGCAGAAAATGCAGGAAACCATCACGGGCAAGCTCGCCGTGACGCCCCGCGAGGTGAACCAATACTTCACCCGCATCCCCAAAGACAGCCTGCCTTACTATTCCACTGAGGTGGAAGTAGGCCAGATTGTGGTGCCCGCCCAGGTGAACGACGCCGCCAAACAGGCCGCCGTAGCCAAGCTGAACGACCTGCGGGCCCAGGTGCTGGCCGGCGCCAGTTTCGAAGAGCTGGCTAAAAAGTATTCGGAAGACCCGGGCTCGGCGGCCCAGGGGGGCCTGCTGGGCTTCTTCAAGCGCGGCGAACTGGTGCCCGAGTACGAGGCCGCTTCACGCAAGCTGGAGCCCGGGCAAATGTCGCCGGTGGTGCAGTCGCAGTTCGGCTTCCACCTTATCCAATTCATTGAGCGCAAGGGCGACAGATATTCCACGCGCCACATTTTGCTGAAGCCCGCGACGGGCGCATCCGATGCCAGCGCCTCGGCGAAGAAGCTGGCCCGCCTGCGCATCCAGATTTTATCGGATAGCATCAGCTTTGCCAAAGCAGCCAAGGACAACTCCAGCGACAAGGCCTCTAGCACGAACGGCGGCCTGCTGGCCAACCGCCAGGACGGCGGCTCGCGCCTACCCCTCGACAAGCTCGACCCGGCCATTTTCTTCACCATCGACACCATGAAGGTGGGCCACATCACCCTGCCCCTGCCCTACCGCACCGACGATGGCAAGGACGCTATGCGCATCCTATACCTGAAATCGAACACGGCGCCGCACCAGGCTAACCTCGACGACGACTACCAAAAGATTGCCGCCGCCGCCCTCAGCGAGAAGAAAAGCAAAGTCCTGGACCAGTGGTTTGTGAAAAACCGCGGCACCGTGTACCTCGAAGTGGTGCCTGAGTACGCGCAGTGCAAGGTACTCGACGTAGAATTATAACGAATTTTTTAGTTGTCAGTTTTTGGTTGTCAGTTGCCAGGTTTTCTAGCAAGTTTACCTCGTACTGAAAAACCAGCAAATGAATGAGGGCAATGTTGGAACGTGATGCCTAACAACTGACAACCAACAACTAACAATTAGATGCAGAACGACAAAGAAGCCGCCGACGCCCTCGCGGCCCACTACCAGGCCCTGCGCCGCGAAATCGGCAAGGTCATCGTGGGGCAGGACGAGGTGGTGCGGCTGGTGCTCACGGCCGTGTTTGCCCAGGGCCACTGCCTGCTGGTGGGTGTGCCCGGCCTGGCCAAAACCCTGCTGATTCAAACCATTGCCGACGCGCTGGATTTGTCGTTCAACCGCATCCAGTTCACGCCCGACCTGATGCCGAGCGACATCGTAGGCTCGGAGACGCTGACCCAGCAGCGCGAGTTTCAGTTCGTGAAGGGCCCCATTTTCGCCAACCTCGTGCTGGCTGACGAGATTAACCGCACGCCGCCCAAAACCCAGGCCGCCCTGCTCGAAAGCATGCAGGAATACGCCGTGACCGTGGCCGGGCAGCGCTACCCGCTGGCGCGCCCGTTCTTCGTGCTGGCCACCCAAAACCCCATTGAGCAGGAAGGCACCTACCCGCTACCCGAGGCCCAGCTCGACCGCTTCATGTTCAACGTGCAGCTGGGCTACCCCAGCTACGCCGAGGAGCTGAACATCGTGAAAAACACCACCGCCGACCGCCAGCCCACAGTAAGCAAAGTGCTGACGGCCGCCGAAATCCAGGCCTACCAGGCCCTGGTGCGCCGCGTGCCCGTGGCCGACAACGTGGTGGAATACGCAGTGAGCCTGGTGCACAAAACCCGCCCCCAGGGCGAACGCGCCGCCCCCAGGGCCCAGCAGCTGCTGGAGTGGGGCGCGGGACCCCGGGCCTCGCAGTACCTGGTGGTGGCCGCCAAGTGCAACGCCCTCATCAGCGGCAAGTATTCGCCTGATATTGAGGATGTGCGCGCCGTGGCCCTGCCCATCCTGCGCCACCGCCTGGTGCGCAACTTCAAAGCCGAAGCCGAGGGCGTGACGGTGGAGCAGATTATCAAAGAGTTATTGTAGCATTTCAGACCGTCATGCAGAACGCAGTGAAGCATCTCTCCCGCGTAACTAACCATGATTACTTACGCAGTAGAAATGCTTCACTGCGTTCTGCATGACGTTCTTTTCCCCCGCTAAAAAGATGGAATCCCAAGCCTACTACCAGCAATTTGAGCGCAACGTGCGCATCATTCTCGACGCCCTGGCCGCCGGGCTCGACTTGCGCGCTACGGCCCTCGAAACCAGCCTACCCATTGAGGTGTACGTGCTGTGCGAGGTGCTGAACCAGGGCGCCGGCGAGCAGTTCCGCCTCGCGACCGAGGGCGTGGCCCGGCTGGGCGAGTTCGAGCAGCAGTTTATGCAGCAGGAGGGCCCCGCGCTGGCCGCCGTCCGGCACATCCTGGCCGATAAGCGGGCCCTGATGGCCACCCCCGAAGGCCGTGTGCTGACCAAGGAAATGCTCATCCGCCGCCTCGAATTCTTCAACGAAGCCGCCCGCCAGGTGAACGTGATGCGCACCCAGCATATGCTGGGCAGCCCCCGGCAATACGCCGGACAATAAGAATCCCTAGCTTTTTAACAAGGCCAGAAGCCGGCTGCTCGTGGAGCAGCCGGCTTCTGGCGTTTCGGGCATATCCCAAAAGAAGGCCATCCTTTTATCGCTGAATTGATTATCGCATTTATTATTGATAATCAGTAATATACATTGACCCGATTGCGTAAATACGAGAAAGCAAAAAGGCTGGAATATCTGATTTTAATCGTTTACTAAACAGACATTTAATTAGTTACGGAGGTAATAGTTTCAGGCAAAAGTCTGACAAGGCTAATTATTGGATTGGTAGGGCCTGAATCGGCTTGTACGTTTGGTGAAAGCAATTAGCATACGCTGCTTCGCAACTGCTAAACCGCAATTCTTTCTATTTCATCTTTTATTTTACCCTATTCTATGAAGCCTTTATTTCTATTGCTCCCCCTTGCATTACTGCTAGGTTGTAAAAAAGACACCGCTGCCCTGGCCAACCAACTGCCGCCCGCCACCCAGACTGGGGCCGGCACCTTTGGCTGCCTCGTCAACGGCCAACCTTGGGCCCCTAACGGGAACAGCGGAGTGCCCAATTTTGTGGCAACTTATGATCCTACATACTTAGGAGGATCCCTACAAATTAAGACGTATCGTTATACGGGACCCAAGCAAGATGTTCTGCAAGGGATGGTTTTCGGAGCTAGCCACGTCAGCAAAGCGGGAGTATTCGATATCGTCTTAAAAGGGGATAATGGTGCCAACTACATAGATAACGGCCCATCCGCGCCTTGCAACTATTATGGAGAACCACCTGCGTTGACTTATCGCCAAGGTACATTCACAATAACGCGCCTGGATTTACAGGCTGGCATCGTTTCCGGCACGTTCGATTTCACGCTTTTTCAGCCCGGCTGCGACTCGGTGCGCATCACCCAGGGCCGTTTCGATAAAAGACTATAATTAGTTTCACTTCCTTTTCAACCCATAAAAACTATGACGCAAAAAAGGCCGGTAACCCACGTTGGGTTGCCGGCCTTTTTTATGGGCTGGGGGCCCTATTTTTTCGCCGCGGCCAGCGTGGCCATGTCGATGACGTAGCGGAAAGGTACTTTCCCCTTTTCCACGTCGCCGAAGGCTTGGTTGATGTTCTTAATGTCAATCAGCTCCACGTCGGACGTGATGCCGTGCTTGCCGCAGAAGTCGAGCACTTCCTGGGTTTCGGCGAGGCTGCCGATGAACGAGCCGGCCACGCTGCGGCGCTTGCTGGCTACCAGCATGTTGTTGGTGCCCGAGGCAAGCGGCTCCAGGGCCCCCACTAGCACCAGGTGGCCATCGCGCTTCAGCAGCTCTACGTAGGGGTTCACGTCGTGCGCCACGGGAATAGTGCTAAGGATGAAGTCGAACTTCTCCGCGTGCTTGAGCATGGCAGCGGGATCCTTCGAATAAATCACGTCGTGGGCCCCCAGTTCCCGGGCGCGGCCTTCCTTGTCCAGCGAAGAGGTGATGACCGTTACTTCCGTGCCCATTGCCACGGCTATTTTCACGGCTACGTGGCCGAGGCCGCCGAGGCCTACCACGGCCACTTTCTGGCCGGGGCCCACTTTCCAGTGCTTCAGGGGCGAGTAGGTAGTGACGCCGGCGCACAGCAGCGGGGCCACGCCTTGCAGCCGGTGGCCCAGGCTGGTGGGCACGCGCAACACAAACTTTTCGGTCACCACCATGTGGTCCGAATAGCCGCCGTAGGTGTTGCTGCCGTCGGGCTTGAAGGGGCCGTTATAAGTGGCCAGCATCCCGTTTTCGCAGTATTGCTCCTCGCCCTCGGCGCAGGAAGCGCAGTGCTGGCACGAATCAACCATGCAACCCACGCCCACCAGGTCGCCCACTTTGTGCTGGGTTACCTTGTCTCCCACGGCCGTGACGCGGCCTACAATTTCGTGGCCCGGCACGCAGGGGTACAGCGAATTGCTCCAGTCGTCGCGCACTTGGTGCACGTCGGAGTGGCACACGCCGCAGTATTCAATGTGGATGGCTACGTCGTGGGCTCCGGGTTCGCGGCGCTCAAAGTGGAAGGGAACGAGTTTAGCTTTAGCGCTTTTGGCAGCGTAGCCGATGGCAGCAGACATGGGGAGGGGGTTGGTTTTGGAAAAAGATGATGGGCCCCGCGGCCGGGGCGGCGAGGATACTTTGTACTCCCGGGTCCTACGCCGGGTTACCACGGTGGGGCTTATTGCCGCCTATTTATTTGGCGGCCCCGCGGCTGGCTGGGGCCCCGGCGCGCCACTACCGGACGGTTTTTGCCGTACGTGAGGCCATGCCGCTTCCGCGTATCCCCCTACTCACCGACCGCTTGCTGCTGCGCCCCTACGAGGCGGCCGACGCCGACGCTTTTTTTGCCCTGCTCCAGCACAACCGCCCCCGCCTGCACGCTTCCTTCCCCGACCGCCTGCGCACCGTGCCCACCGCCACCGCCGCCCCCGGGGCCCTGGCCGCCTTCGCCGCCGACTGGGAGAGCGGGCGCTTCTATGTACTGGGCATCTGGCTGCGCGCCACGGGGGCCTACCTCGGCGACATTTGTCTGATGCCCCAGAGCGACGCGCAGTCCGAAATTGGCTACTACCTGGCCCAGGAAGCCGAGGGCTACGGCTACGCCCGCGAGGCTTTAGCAGCCGTGTGCAGCTTCGGTTTCGGGCCGGTGTCCAGCCGCCGCCTACTCATCCGTTGCTTCGCCGATAACGCCCGGGGCCAGGCCGTCGCCCTGGCCGCCGGCTTCCACCTCGAAAAGCCCGCCCCCCGCCGCTCCTGGTTTCGCAACGCCGACGCGGTAGGTCGCATCTACCGCTTCGTGCAGGAGAAACCAATGAGTGAATCGCATTGAGTCGGTGAATTGGCGAATGAGTGAGTTAAAAACCGCATAAAAAGAACGTCATGCAGCGCGCAGCGAAGCATCTTTTCTGCGCCAGCAACCAGGATTAGTTGCGCAGGAAAAATGCTGCGCTGCGCGCTGCATGACGTTTTACTATTTGCTAATTCACCGACTCATCAACTTACTCATTCACTGATTCACCGCGATTCACTGCTGCCCCGCGCGCATCCGTCGGCCCACGTTGCCGAGCAGCCATTCCTGCCGGAAATTGAGGTAGAAGCCGAACGAAAAATCCAGTAGCTGCCGGTTGAAGTCGTACACTGGCTCTACGCGCACGGTGAGGGCCGCCGCGTCGGAGATGCGGAAGTCGCGCAGCAGGCGCACCAGCAGCAGCCGGCGCTCGGCGTCGGTAAAGCCGGGCGTGCCGTAGCGCGAGGCGATGGACTGATAATAATTGCCACCTAATGGGGCAAAAAACTGGTGGCCCTGCCAATAGCTCGCCATGACGTCGAAATAGCGAGTTTCGAGCGTACCGTTGATATACAGTCCTTTACCAGTTTGGTAAGGCAGCCGGTAGTTTGAGAACGAGTGATCGTCAAACAGCAGGCCGTAGGCGTTGAGGCGCACCGCTTGCAGCACCGACCCGTGCAGCGGCACCCGCGCCACCACGCCCGTGGCGTAGTTGAACAGCGTCTGGACGGGTGCGTGTAGCGTATCAATTTGCCCGCCGTGGTGTTGGGCCGTGAACTGCAATGGGATGGACACGTCCACCGGGCTTTCGGGCCGGGTGAGGCGATAGCTGCCGCTGAGGCCCCCGGCAATCTGCTCCTGGTAGCTCACGCCGGCGTACTCCTGCCGCAGCCAGTCCACCCACACGTCCAGCGATATGCGCTGGGTGTGCAGCCGGTACTGCAAGCCTTCCTCCAGCGGCTTTAGCATCACCCGCTCAAAATCCAGCAGCGGCTCAATGTAGCCGTGGTTGAGGTTCGCCCGGATGTTACCGAAGATGAACTGGTGGGGCCCGTGCGTCCAGGTGGCGCGGTAGGTAGGGCGCACCTGCCGCAGAGTGGGGTTGCCAAAATCCTTCCACAAAAAAACGCCGGCCTCCAGGCGCAGTTCCTTGGTGGGGTAGTACACGAGCTGCGGGTTGAGCTGAGTACCGAACAGCGTGTAGCCCTCCACAATGTCGTTGAAGTACTCGTTGTCTTTGAAAAAGGTGAAGGCGTTCAGGCTGATGCGCAAGTCGCCGGCCTGGGGCGTGGCCCGACTCACCGCCGTATCAGCGCCTTCCGCGAGCAGCGAGGGATTTTTGCCAAACTTGGTGCGGCCCGGCTCCGGCGAAGTAAACGCCCGGTTGTCTAGCTGCGCCCGGGCCTGGCCGGCCGTAACCAGCAGGGCCCCAACAGCTACTAAAATTCTTAGAAAATTCCCCATATATTTCCAACCCCAATGGCACAAAACCGGGGGCCCCGGTGTTAGAAAAGGCCACCCAAAAACAGTAGTATCGCAAGCCTTGAGTTTGTGCATATGCACGGGGCACAACCCGCCAAAACCCCTTAACTTTACCCAAACGTAATTCCTTTTTTCCAACTCCCTCCCACATGGCATTAGCATCCTCCAAGGCTTTCAAAGCCGATAAAGCCGAAAAGGCGGACAAACCCGAAAAGAACGAGAAGGGCGAAGTGAACGTCGCCGCCGAAAAAATGAAGGCCCTCCAGCTTACCCTCGACAAGCTGGACAAGGCCTACGGCAAAGGCACGGTGATGAAGCTCAGCGATAACAAAGTTGATAACATCCCGAGCATCAGCACCGGCTCGCTCTCGCTCGACATTGCCCTGGGTATTGGCGGCGTGCCCCGCGGCCGCGTGGTGGAAATCTACGGCCCCGAGTCGTCGGGCAAGACCACCCTGACGATGCACATGATTGCCGAAGCGCAGAAGAAAGGCGGCATGGCCGCGTTCATCGACGCCGAACACGCCTTCGACAAATCCTACGCCGAAAAGCTGGGCATCGACACCACCAATCTGCTCATCGCTCAGCCCGACAACGGCGAGCAGGCCCTCGAAATTGCCGACCAGCTCATTAGCTCCGGCGCCATCGACATCATCGTAATTGACTCTGTGGCCGCCCTCGTGCCGAAAGGCGAGCTCGAAGGCGATATGGGCGACTCGAAGGTGGGCCTGCACGCCCGCCTAATGAGCCAGGCCCTGCGCAAGCTCACCGGCACCATCAACAAAACCGGCTGCTGCTGTGTGTTCATCAACCAGCTACGCGAGAAAATCGGCGTGATGTTCGGCTCACCCGAAACCACGACCGGCGGCAACGCGCTGAAATTCTACGCCTCAGTACGCCTCGACATCCGCCGCATCGGCCAAATCAAGGAGGATAAGGACAATGTGACCGGCAACCGCACCAAGGTGAAGGTGGTGAAAAACAAAGTCGCGCCGCCCTTCAAAGTGGTCGAGTTCGATATCATCTACGGCCAGGGCATCAGCAAAGTGGGCGAAATCGTGGACCTGGGCGTCGACATGGGCATCATCGGCAAGTCGGGCTCGTGGTTCAACTACGGCGAAACCAAGATTGGCCAGGGCCGCGAGGCCGTGAAAACCCTGCTGCTTGACAACCCCGAGCTAGCCGACGAAATCGAAGCCAAAATCCGCGCGATGGCTAAGGGCGATGTCGACGTTATCCCCGTGGACCTAACCATTGTGGAGGACGGCGAAGACACGCTATAAGAACCCGCCCGCACGGTGTGGCTGACGACTGGGCCCCCCG is a window from the Hymenobacter nivis genome containing:
- a CDS encoding GNAT family N-acetyltransferase encodes the protein MPLPRIPLLTDRLLLRPYEAADADAFFALLQHNRPRLHASFPDRLRTVPTATAAPGALAAFAADWESGRFYVLGIWLRATGAYLGDICLMPQSDAQSEIGYYLAQEAEGYGYAREALAAVCSFGFGPVSSRRLLIRCFADNARGQAVALAAGFHLEKPAPRRSWFRNADAVGRIYRFVQEKPMSESH
- a CDS encoding peptidylprolyl isomerase, with protein sequence MHNPLNRLVAATLCALALVLGGAPAAQAQLGVSRPKGQNIIDGIIVKVDNQIVLRSDVENIYAQETARAEGKALPPNLRCKILQSLVLNKLMLARADVDSVTVTDAAVDGELSRRMAYFVQQVGSEKKLEELYNKSVKSLKDDLRPQVKEQLVQQKMQETITGKLAVTPREVNQYFTRIPKDSLPYYSTEVEVGQIVVPAQVNDAAKQAAVAKLNDLRAQVLAGASFEELAKKYSEDPGSAAQGGLLGFFKRGELVPEYEAASRKLEPGQMSPVVQSQFGFHLIQFIERKGDRYSTRHILLKPATGASDASASAKKLARLRIQILSDSISFAKAAKDNSSDKASSTNGGLLANRQDGGSRLPLDKLDPAIFFTIDTMKVGHITLPLPYRTDDGKDAMRILYLKSNTAPHQANLDDDYQKIAAAALSEKKSKVLDQWFVKNRGTVYLEVVPEYAQCKVLDVEL
- the recA gene encoding recombinase RecA, which produces MKALQLTLDKLDKAYGKGTVMKLSDNKVDNIPSISTGSLSLDIALGIGGVPRGRVVEIYGPESSGKTTLTMHMIAEAQKKGGMAAFIDAEHAFDKSYAEKLGIDTTNLLIAQPDNGEQALEIADQLISSGAIDIIVIDSVAALVPKGELEGDMGDSKVGLHARLMSQALRKLTGTINKTGCCCVFINQLREKIGVMFGSPETTTGGNALKFYASVRLDIRRIGQIKEDKDNVTGNRTKVKVVKNKVAPPFKVVEFDIIYGQGISKVGEIVDLGVDMGIIGKSGSWFNYGETKIGQGREAVKTLLLDNPELADEIEAKIRAMAKGDVDVIPVDLTIVEDGEDTL
- a CDS encoding AAA family ATPase is translated as MQNDKEAADALAAHYQALRREIGKVIVGQDEVVRLVLTAVFAQGHCLLVGVPGLAKTLLIQTIADALDLSFNRIQFTPDLMPSDIVGSETLTQQREFQFVKGPIFANLVLADEINRTPPKTQAALLESMQEYAVTVAGQRYPLARPFFVLATQNPIEQEGTYPLPEAQLDRFMFNVQLGYPSYAEELNIVKNTTADRQPTVSKVLTAAEIQAYQALVRRVPVADNVVEYAVSLVHKTRPQGERAAPRAQQLLEWGAGPRASQYLVVAAKCNALISGKYSPDIEDVRAVALPILRHRLVRNFKAEAEGVTVEQIIKELL
- a CDS encoding NAD(P)-dependent alcohol dehydrogenase — encoded protein: MSAAIGYAAKSAKAKLVPFHFERREPGAHDVAIHIEYCGVCHSDVHQVRDDWSNSLYPCVPGHEIVGRVTAVGDKVTQHKVGDLVGVGCMVDSCQHCASCAEGEEQYCENGMLATYNGPFKPDGSNTYGGYSDHMVVTEKFVLRVPTSLGHRLQGVAPLLCAGVTTYSPLKHWKVGPGQKVAVVGLGGLGHVAVKIAVAMGTEVTVITSSLDKEGRARELGAHDVIYSKDPAAMLKHAEKFDFILSTIPVAHDVNPYVELLKRDGHLVLVGALEPLASGTNNMLVASKRRSVAGSFIGSLAETQEVLDFCGKHGITSDVELIDIKNINQAFGDVEKGKVPFRYVIDMATLAAAKK